In Alteromonas macleodii, the sequence TGCCCTTTTTAAGCTGCTCTAAAATAGAAAGCGCTTCTTTCTCTGTTTTTACCAAAATGTGAAGTGCGGATGCCGTTGCCATGAAAATTCTCTGCCTTACGAAATAATTAGTGCCAATTATACCTCAGCACTAAAGTGCTATTCGCAATTTTACAGTGTAATAGCAAATAAACTGTTCACTGACGTGTGGTAGTCCACTGACATAGCAACAGATAACAGCGTTATATTTACAATGGAAAAACCAAATACTCGTTTTGCCCAGCCCTCTACGTTGATGTCGGGTCTGTACCCACGCAGTGCCATTAATAACCACCAAAGGCTAGTTGCGAAAGCAACCGTTAAAAAGCCAATGCCCGTATAACCGCTAAGCGGAAGCAGCATTACGACCAAAGCAAATAATGCAATATGAAGAACAATATGGCGTTTTGCTTTCGCAATACCTTGGGATACAGGCAATACGGGAATATCCGCCGCCTTGTAGTCGTTATACCTAAAGATAGCGATGGCGTAAGAATGGGGCATTTGCCAAATACTGAACATTCCCAGCAAAATAGCTGCGGCCGTATCAAACTGACCGCTCGCCGCGCAATAACCAACTACAGGTGGAACAGCACCGGAAAGACTGCCTACAAACGTGCCATATACCGAGTTCCGCTTCATATACAGGCTGTACACACCCACATAAATAACGTAGCCAAAGGCGGCAAAAAATACGGCGGTAAAGTTGGTGTAAAGTGCTAACAAACCAAACCCGGCGATGCCTAGCACTGCACCGTGCAACATTGCAGTAAGTAATGGCAACTCGCCTGTCACCGTAACCCGATTTGCGGTGCGCTGCATTTTTCCGTCTATGTCTCGGTCAATGCAGTTGTTAATTACGCACCCCGACGCCACCACCAGCGACAAACCGATAAGCGTGGCAAGCAGCAACCAATAATCTATTTCGCCACGGGACGCTAGCAAGAAACCACCCGTTACTGAAATAGCATTGCCCATTATGATGCCGGGCTTAGTGACTGACAGGTAACGTTTATAAGTAGAGGTCATGGGTAAAATCCAAAATAAGAATGCGCTCATTTAGGCGCGTATCAAGGTGTACTGAGAAGTCCCAATGTTGCTCCCCAATAGGTTGCACCAATAGAAGGGCGAAACATGAGGGCCTAACGTACTGACCGCGATGAAGTAAACACATTGAAAAGCCTGACATGATCGTCAGGCTAGACCACGTATACACAGAGATTTGCTAATACATCATCATGGCGTTCGATTCGTAGATGATCCAAACGGATAACCCCACCACCATGAAAATAATGAGCGCACTGAATAGAAAGGAGAACGTATTGGCTCTGCCTTCCTCGGTTACAAAGTTAAGGTGCAGGAAATATTTAAGATGCACCCAAATTTGAACTAAGCCCAGGGTAACCACGCTCCAAATGGTGGTGACTTTAGAAAAATCACCATTCATCACCAAA encodes:
- the cyoE gene encoding heme o synthase, which encodes MTSTYKRYLSVTKPGIIMGNAISVTGGFLLASRGEIDYWLLLATLIGLSLVVASGCVINNCIDRDIDGKMQRTANRVTVTGELPLLTAMLHGAVLGIAGFGLLALYTNFTAVFFAAFGYVIYVGVYSLYMKRNSVYGTFVGSLSGAVPPVVGYCAASGQFDTAAAILLGMFSIWQMPHSYAIAIFRYNDYKAADIPVLPVSQGIAKAKRHIVLHIALFALVVMLLPLSGYTGIGFLTVAFATSLWWLLMALRGYRPDINVEGWAKRVFGFSIVNITLLSVAMSVDYHTSVNSLFAITL
- the cyoD gene encoding cytochrome o ubiquinol oxidase subunit IV; translated protein: MALHDAKLASNTDGHASSTHNSDDAHGDVKSYVIGFILSVILTAIPFTLVMNGDFSKVTTIWSVVTLGLVQIWVHLKYFLHLNFVTEEGRANTFSFLFSALIIFMVVGLSVWIIYESNAMMMY